From a region of the Flavobacterium sediminilitoris genome:
- the metG gene encoding methionine--tRNA ligase, whose translation MLENPKRYTITAALPYTNGPIHIGHLAGVYVPSDIYARYLRLQGKDVAFMCGSDEHGVAISMKAKKEGITPQEVIDKYDEIIRQSFLDFGISFDNYSRTSAKIHHDTASDFFRKLYDDGKFIEETTEQLYDAKADQFLADRFVTGTCPKCGNEEAYGDQCEKCGSSLNATDLINPKSTITGETPILKETKHWFLPLNEYDAFLREWVLEGHKNDWKPNVYGQVKSWVDGGLEPRAVTRDLDWGIDVPVEGAEGKKLYVWFDAPIGYISATKEWAAKEGKDWELYWKDQDTKLVHFIGKDNIVFHCIIFPAMLKAEGSYILPDNVPANEFLNLEGSKLSTSKNWAVWLHEYLQDFPNRQDALRYALTANAPETKDNDFTWKDFQARNNNELAAIYGNFINRVVVLTNKYYNGVVPAPNEFTEIDEQTLTELKAYPAVISSSIERYRFREALAEVMNVARLGNKYLADEEPWKMVKESPERVKTQMYVALQIATALSVLCEPFLPFTSTKLKSILKLTDSELNWNDISKKTELIPSNHQIGQAEILFAQIDDAEIQKQIDKLEATKTANKMENAKAEPQKETATFDDFTKLDIRVGTILEAEKMPKANKLLVLKVDTGIDVRTIVSGIAEHFSPEEIIGKRVTVLVNLAPRALRGVESAGMILMTNNAEGKLVFVNPDAEGVLNGALIS comes from the coding sequence ATGTTAGAAAATCCAAAAAGATACACCATTACTGCTGCCTTACCTTATACTAATGGCCCTATACATATAGGTCACTTAGCAGGTGTTTATGTTCCAAGTGATATTTATGCAAGATACTTGCGTTTACAAGGAAAAGATGTTGCTTTTATGTGTGGAAGTGACGAACATGGTGTTGCTATTTCAATGAAAGCAAAAAAAGAAGGGATTACTCCTCAAGAAGTAATTGACAAATATGATGAAATTATTCGTCAATCTTTTTTAGATTTTGGAATTTCATTTGACAATTATTCTAGAACTTCTGCAAAAATTCATCATGATACTGCTTCTGATTTTTTTAGAAAACTATATGATGATGGAAAATTCATAGAAGAAACTACTGAACAATTATATGATGCTAAAGCAGATCAGTTTTTAGCCGATCGTTTTGTGACAGGTACTTGTCCGAAATGTGGAAATGAAGAAGCTTATGGAGATCAATGTGAAAAATGTGGTTCTTCTTTAAATGCAACAGATTTAATTAATCCAAAATCGACAATTACAGGTGAAACTCCTATTTTAAAAGAAACAAAGCATTGGTTTTTACCTTTAAATGAATATGATGCTTTCCTTCGTGAATGGGTCTTAGAAGGTCATAAAAACGATTGGAAACCTAATGTTTACGGACAAGTAAAATCGTGGGTTGATGGTGGTTTGGAGCCAAGAGCTGTTACACGTGATTTAGATTGGGGAATTGATGTTCCTGTTGAAGGAGCTGAAGGAAAAAAACTATATGTATGGTTCGATGCTCCTATTGGCTATATCTCTGCTACAAAAGAATGGGCTGCAAAAGAAGGAAAAGACTGGGAGCTGTATTGGAAAGACCAAGATACTAAATTAGTTCATTTTATTGGTAAAGACAATATTGTTTTCCATTGTATTATTTTCCCTGCAATGTTAAAAGCAGAGGGAAGTTATATTTTGCCTGATAATGTTCCTGCTAATGAATTCTTAAATTTAGAAGGTAGTAAATTATCTACTTCTAAAAATTGGGCAGTTTGGTTACACGAATATCTACAAGATTTTCCAAATAGACAAGATGCTTTGCGTTATGCATTAACTGCTAATGCTCCAGAAACAAAAGATAATGATTTTACTTGGAAAGATTTTCAAGCAAGAAACAATAATGAATTGGCTGCTATTTATGGTAACTTCATCAATAGAGTTGTAGTATTAACCAATAAATATTACAATGGTGTTGTTCCTGCTCCAAATGAGTTTACAGAAATTGACGAACAGACATTAACAGAATTAAAAGCGTATCCAGCAGTAATATCTTCTTCTATTGAACGCTACCGATTCAGAGAAGCTCTAGCTGAAGTTATGAATGTTGCTCGTTTAGGCAATAAATATTTAGCAGATGAAGAACCATGGAAAATGGTAAAGGAAAGTCCTGAAAGAGTAAAAACACAAATGTATGTTGCGCTACAAATTGCAACGGCTTTAAGTGTTTTATGTGAACCATTTTTACCTTTTACATCAACTAAGTTAAAATCAATTTTAAAACTAACTGATTCAGAATTAAACTGGAATGACATTTCTAAGAAAACAGAATTGATCCCTTCAAATCATCAAATTGGTCAAGCTGAAATTTTATTTGCTCAAATTGACGATGCAGAGATACAAAAACAAATTGATAAATTAGAAGCTACAAAAACAGCTAACAAAATGGAAAATGCTAAAGCAGAGCCACAAAAAGAGACAGCAACTTTTGATGACTTTACAAAATTAGATATTCGTGTAGGAACTATTTTAGAAGCTGAAAAAATGCCAAAAGCAAATAAACTTTTAGTTTTAAAAGTAGATACTGGAATTGATGTAAGAACTATTGTTTCTGGAATTGCAGAGCATTTTTCTCCTGAAGAAATAATTGGTAAAAGAGTAACCGTTTTAGTAAATCTTGCGCCAAGAGCCTTACGTGGTGTTGAGAGTGCTGGAATGATTCTAATGACTAATAATGCTGAAGGAAAACTAGTATTCGTTAATCCAGACGCTGAAGGTGTTTTAAATGGCGCTTTAATTAGTTAA
- a CDS encoding S66 peptidase family protein, with protein sequence MKIPPFLKKGDTVAIVCTARKFMPEEAKPAIHLLESWGLKTKLGRTIGLDSCQLGGTDAERAADLQQMMDDDNVKAIWCARGGYGTVRIIDLVDFTKFQNQPKWIMGFSDVTVLHSHLNTLGIASLHSIMPFTVPNAPEDVKKTFKDALFGNELSYTIPSKPYDVKGKVKGELVGGNISILYSLLGSKSSINTKDKILFIEDLDEYLYHIDRMLYNIKRNGYFENVRGIIVGSMRDMHDNEIPFGQNEVQIITAIMKEYNIPIAFEFCAGHQKDNRTLILGSQVEFEVNERDVKLKFN encoded by the coding sequence ATGAAGATTCCACCATTTTTAAAAAAGGGCGATACAGTTGCTATTGTATGTACTGCTCGAAAATTTATGCCTGAAGAAGCAAAACCAGCTATTCATTTATTAGAATCTTGGGGTTTAAAAACGAAACTTGGAAGAACAATAGGATTAGATAGTTGCCAATTAGGTGGAACAGATGCTGAAAGAGCTGCTGACTTACAACAAATGATGGATGATGATAATGTAAAAGCAATTTGGTGTGCACGTGGAGGGTATGGAACAGTAAGAATAATTGATTTAGTAGACTTTACGAAGTTTCAGAATCAACCAAAATGGATTATGGGTTTTAGTGATGTAACGGTTTTACATAGTCATTTGAATACTTTAGGAATAGCTTCTTTACATTCAATTATGCCTTTTACAGTTCCCAATGCTCCAGAGGATGTGAAGAAAACATTTAAAGATGCCTTGTTTGGTAATGAGTTGTCATATACTATTCCTTCAAAACCTTATGATGTTAAGGGAAAAGTAAAGGGAGAACTAGTTGGGGGAAATATTTCAATTTTATATAGTTTGTTAGGGTCAAAATCATCTATTAATACTAAAGATAAAATTCTATTTATTGAAGACTTAGACGAATACTTATATCATATTGATAGAATGTTATATAATATTAAAAGGAATGGGTATTTTGAAAATGTAAGAGGAATTATTGTAGGAAGTATGCGCGATATGCATGATAATGAAATTCCTTTTGGACAAAATGAAGTTCAAATTATAACGGCTATAATGAAAGAGTATAATATCCCTATTGCTTTTGAGTTTTGTGCAGGTCATCAAAAAGATAATCG